In Eleginops maclovinus isolate JMC-PN-2008 ecotype Puerto Natales chromosome 10, JC_Emac_rtc_rv5, whole genome shotgun sequence, the following proteins share a genomic window:
- the LOC134870631 gene encoding protein phosphatase 1 regulatory subunit 1B-like isoform X2 — translation MGQQSKDGSCSIYSLRLAAEVTGWMDPLLPADTELMEPEADKDAKRKIQFSVPSSVPTQLDPRQVELIRRRRPTPATLFRLTDPPSPEEDIDPHQWVLGENGALKAKLVHTTTYQPPSLKAVQRMALAHLASLDLTSVDKEDSSSGEEEEEREKKSQQSPSATDPREESHPLRDQCAQLDSLTESAELSLHRSDEEEAKEREEKGE, via the exons TGCGTTTGGCCGCGGAGGTGACAGGCTGGATGGACCCGCTGCTGCCCGCAGACACGGAGCTGATGGAGCCAGAGGCGGATAAGGATGCGAAGAGGAAGATCCAGTTCTCCGTGCCTTCATCCGTGCCCACACAGCTGGACCCGCGACAGGTGGAGCTG ATTCGACGTCGGAGGCCAACACCAGCCACACTCTTCAGATTGACCGATCCACCATCACCAGAGGAAGACATTGACCCCCACCAG TGGGTTCTGGGTGAAAATGGAGCCTTGAAAGCCAAACTGGTTCACACGACAACTTACCAGCCACCTTCACTAAAAG ctGTGCAGAGGATGGCCCTGGCTCACCTGGCCTCCCTAGACTTGACTTCAGTGGACAAAGAGGATTCCTCTtctggggaggaagaggaggaacgtGAGAAGAAGAGCCAGCAGTCACCTTCAGCTACAG ATCCAAGGGAAGAAAGTCACCCACTTAGGGATCAGTGTGCTCAGCTGGACAGTTTGACAGAAAGTGCTGAGCTCAGCCTTCACCGCAGTGACGAAGAGGAggcaaaagaaagagaagaaaaaggagaatgA
- the LOC134870631 gene encoding protein phosphatase 1 regulatory subunit 1B-like isoform X3, which translates to MDPLLPADTELMEPEADKDAKRKIQFSVPSSVPTQLDPRQVELIRRRRPTPATLFRLTDPPSPEEDIDPHQWVLGENGALKAKLVHTTTYQPPSLKAVQRMALAHLASLDLTSVDKEDSSSGEEEEEREKKSQQSPSATDPREESHPLRDQCAQLDSLTESAELSLHRSDEEEAKEREEKGE; encoded by the exons ATGGACCCGCTGCTGCCCGCAGACACGGAGCTGATGGAGCCAGAGGCGGATAAGGATGCGAAGAGGAAGATCCAGTTCTCCGTGCCTTCATCCGTGCCCACACAGCTGGACCCGCGACAGGTGGAGCTG ATTCGACGTCGGAGGCCAACACCAGCCACACTCTTCAGATTGACCGATCCACCATCACCAGAGGAAGACATTGACCCCCACCAG TGGGTTCTGGGTGAAAATGGAGCCTTGAAAGCCAAACTGGTTCACACGACAACTTACCAGCCACCTTCACTAAAAG ctGTGCAGAGGATGGCCCTGGCTCACCTGGCCTCCCTAGACTTGACTTCAGTGGACAAAGAGGATTCCTCTtctggggaggaagaggaggaacgtGAGAAGAAGAGCCAGCAGTCACCTTCAGCTACAG ATCCAAGGGAAGAAAGTCACCCACTTAGGGATCAGTGTGCTCAGCTGGACAGTTTGACAGAAAGTGCTGAGCTCAGCCTTCACCGCAGTGACGAAGAGGAggcaaaagaaagagaagaaaaaggagaatgA
- the LOC134870631 gene encoding protein phosphatase 1 regulatory subunit 1B-like isoform X4: MCPPSTGRMFSFGVGVMNTYESTHRVKQEIRRRRPTPATLFRLTDPPSPEEDIDPHQWVLGENGALKAKLVHTTTYQPPSLKAVQRMALAHLASLDLTSVDKEDSSSGEEEEEREKKSQQSPSATDPREESHPLRDQCAQLDSLTESAELSLHRSDEEEAKEREEKGE; encoded by the exons ATGTGTCCCCCCTCAACGGGCAGAATGTTTAGTTTTGGTGTCGGAGTGATGAATACGTACGAGTCCACACACAGAGTGAAGCAGGAA ATTCGACGTCGGAGGCCAACACCAGCCACACTCTTCAGATTGACCGATCCACCATCACCAGAGGAAGACATTGACCCCCACCAG TGGGTTCTGGGTGAAAATGGAGCCTTGAAAGCCAAACTGGTTCACACGACAACTTACCAGCCACCTTCACTAAAAG ctGTGCAGAGGATGGCCCTGGCTCACCTGGCCTCCCTAGACTTGACTTCAGTGGACAAAGAGGATTCCTCTtctggggaggaagaggaggaacgtGAGAAGAAGAGCCAGCAGTCACCTTCAGCTACAG ATCCAAGGGAAGAAAGTCACCCACTTAGGGATCAGTGTGCTCAGCTGGACAGTTTGACAGAAAGTGCTGAGCTCAGCCTTCACCGCAGTGACGAAGAGGAggcaaaagaaagagaagaaaaaggagaatgA
- the LOC134870630 gene encoding phenylethanolamine N-methyltransferase-like isoform X1, with the protein MEGKGKVNGVAAMAACYQGFDPAAYLQYNYTPPRADFDRKDSIVPWKLACLHRAFTEGDVRGELLVDIGSGPTLYQVLSGCEVFNKVLLTDFLEVNRQELRGWLDNEGGCNLDWTPYLQHVCKLEGRRPSAWTEKAAKLRQVITDIVPVDVHRPQPLALDALPSEGADCLVSCFCLESVSPDLAAFTRALGHIGRLLRTGGHLLLIGALGESYYFGGPGVRIPVVPLNEAQVCASLKESGYTLIRLEVYTLPQDMRVGVDDVSGVFFVKAIKE; encoded by the exons AtggaaggaaagggaaaagtgAATGGAGTAGCGGCCATGGCAGCCTGCTACCAGGGATTTGATCCTGCTGCATATCTGCAGTATAACTACACTCCACCACGGGCAGATTTTGACAGAAAGGACAGCATTGTGCCTTGGAAACTGGCATGCCTGCACAGAGCCTTCACTGAAG GTGATGTGAGAGGtgagctgctggtggacataGGTTCAGGTCCCACTCTGTACCAGGTGCTGAGTGGCTGTGAGGTTTTCAACAAGGTGCTCCTCACAGACTTCCTGGAGGTCAACAGGCAGGAGCTGAGGGGCTGGCTGGACAACGAGGGAGGCTGCAACCTGGACTGGACACCATACCTGCAGCACGTCTGCAAGCTGGAGGGACGACG GCCCTCAGCCTGGACAGAGAAGGCTGCCAAGCTACGTCAGGTCATCACCGACATCGTCCCCGTTGATGTGCACCGCCCTCAGCCTCTGGCCCTTGACGCCCTTCCTTCAGAAGGGGCAGACTGTCTGGTGTCCTGCTTCTGTTTGGAGAGCGTGAGCCCTGACCTGGCTGCCTTCACCAGAGCCCTGGGCCACATCGGAAGGCTCCTCCGCACCGGTGGACATCTCCTTCTCATCGGTGCCCTTGGAGAGAGTTATTATTTTGGGGGGCCTGGGGTGAGGATCCCTGTGGTCCCACTGAATGAGGCCCAGGTCTGTGCCAGTTTGAAGGAGAGCGGCTACACCCTGATCAGGCTGGAGGTTTACACACTGCCTCAGGacatgagggtgggggtggaTGACGTGTCCGGGGTATTTTTTGTAAAGGCAATCAAGGAGTGA
- the LOC134870630 gene encoding phenylethanolamine N-methyltransferase-like isoform X2 gives MAACYQGFDPAAYLQYNYTPPRADFDRKDSIVPWKLACLHRAFTEDFLEVNRQELRGWLDNEGGCNLDWTPYLQHVCKLEGRRPSAWTEKAAKLRQVITDIVPVDVHRPQPLALDALPSEGADCLVSCFCLESVSPDLAAFTRALGHIGRLLRTGGHLLLIGALGESYYFGGPGVRIPVVPLNEAQVCASLKESGYTLIRLEVYTLPQDMRVGVDDVSGVFFVKAIKE, from the exons ATGGCAGCCTGCTACCAGGGATTTGATCCTGCTGCATATCTGCAGTATAACTACACTCCACCACGGGCAGATTTTGACAGAAAGGACAGCATTGTGCCTTGGAAACTGGCATGCCTGCACAGAGCCTTCACTGAAG ACTTCCTGGAGGTCAACAGGCAGGAGCTGAGGGGCTGGCTGGACAACGAGGGAGGCTGCAACCTGGACTGGACACCATACCTGCAGCACGTCTGCAAGCTGGAGGGACGACG GCCCTCAGCCTGGACAGAGAAGGCTGCCAAGCTACGTCAGGTCATCACCGACATCGTCCCCGTTGATGTGCACCGCCCTCAGCCTCTGGCCCTTGACGCCCTTCCTTCAGAAGGGGCAGACTGTCTGGTGTCCTGCTTCTGTTTGGAGAGCGTGAGCCCTGACCTGGCTGCCTTCACCAGAGCCCTGGGCCACATCGGAAGGCTCCTCCGCACCGGTGGACATCTCCTTCTCATCGGTGCCCTTGGAGAGAGTTATTATTTTGGGGGGCCTGGGGTGAGGATCCCTGTGGTCCCACTGAATGAGGCCCAGGTCTGTGCCAGTTTGAAGGAGAGCGGCTACACCCTGATCAGGCTGGAGGTTTACACACTGCCTCAGGacatgagggtgggggtggaTGACGTGTCCGGGGTATTTTTTGTAAAGGCAATCAAGGAGTGA
- the aldh18a1 gene encoding delta-1-pyrroline-5-carboxylate synthase isoform X2: MLLRRLTLCSRIPLDYPRRVCGFLTRPLTQVPKRRAHGNPFAHRGELHQAKRVVVKLGSAVVTRGDECGLALGRLASIVEQVAMLQNQGREMMIVTSGAVAFGKQRLRHEILLSQSVRQALHSGHNQLNDMSVPVLEARACAAAGQSGLMALYEAMFTQYSTCTAQVLVTNLDFHDDQKRQNLNSTLQELLRMNIVPIINTNDAVVPPPEPNSDLQGVISIKDNDSLAARLAVEMKADLLIALSDVEGLFNSPPGTDDAKLLDIFYPGDQHTITYGTKSRVGLGGMEAKVKAALWALQGGTSVVIANGIHPKVTGHVITDIVEGKKVGTFFSEIKPAGPTLEHQTEVARNSGRTLASLLPDKRSEIICHLAELLTERQEEILAANKMDMDLAVNTGLLPAAMLKRLSLSPAKLNSLALGLHQIAVTAQDSVGRVLRRTRVAHNLELEQITVPIGVLLVIFEARPDCLPQVSALAIASGNALLLKGGKEAANTNRVLHQLTQEALSMHAVKEAVQLVSTREEVEDLCRLDKMIDLIIPRGSSQLVKTIQRAAKGIPVLGHSEGICHVYVDAEASVDKVIKIVRDSKCDYPAACNAMESLLIHRDILRTPLFDQVIEMFRTERVKIHAGPRLASYLTFSPSEAKSLRAEYGDLECCMEVVDSMQEAVDHIHKYGSSHTDVIITENVC, from the exons ATGCTGCTACGAAGGCTGACCCTGTGTTCTAGGATCCCTTTGGATTACCCGAGACGAGTTTGTGGGTTTCTCACCAGACCACTGACACAAG TTCCCAAGCGGAGGGCCCATGGGAACCCCTTTGCACACCGTGGTGAACTGCATCAGGCCAAGAGGGTCGTGGTGAAGCTTGGCAGTGCTGTGGTCACCCGTGGTGATGAATGTGGCCTGGCTCTGGGGAGGCTCGCCTCCATCGTGGAGCAG GTGGCCATGCTGCAGAATCAAGGCAGGGAGATGATGATTGTCACCAGTGGAGCGGTGGCATTTGGCAAGCAAAGATTAAGACATGAGATCCTGCTGTCCCAGAGTGTCCGACAGGCGTTGCACTCAGGACACAATCAGCTCAATGACATG TCTGTGCCGGTGCTGGAGGCCCgggcctgtgctgctgctggacagaGTGGGTTAATGGCGCTGTATGAGGCCATGTTCACCCAATACAGCACCTGCACTGCACAG GTCCTGGTTACAAATCTAGATTTCCACGATGACCAAAAGAGGCAGAATCTGAACAGCactctgcaggagctgctgcgTATGAACATCGTGCCCATCATCAACACCAACGACGCTGTGGTGCCCCCGCCGGAGCCCAACAGCGACCTGCAGGGG GTGATCAGCATTAAGGACAATGACAGTCTGGCAGCACGGCTAGCTGTGGAGATGAAGGCTGACCTCCTTATAGCGCTGTCTGACGTGGAAG GTCTGTTCAACAGCCCCCCTGGAACAGATGACGCCAAGCTCCTTGACATCTTCTACCCCGGGGACCAGCACACCATCACATATGGCACAAAGTCCAGAGTTGGGCTTGGAGGCATGGAGGCCAAG gtcaaGGCTGCCCTGTGGGCTCTGCAAGGTGGCACCTCAGTGGTCATCGCCAACGGCATCCACCCTAAAGTAACAGGTCATGTGATCACCGACATTGTGGAGGGCAAGAAGGTTGGAACCTTCTTCTCCGAGATCAAACCTGCAG GCCCAACTCTGGAGCATCAGACAGAAGTGGCACGTAACTCTGGAAGAACGCTGGCATCTCTGCTCCCAGACAAG AGGAGTGAGATCATCTGCCATCTAGCAGAGCTGTTGActgaaagacaggaagagattCTGGCTGCCAATAAAATGGACATGGACCTGGCTGTAAATACAG GCCTTCTGCCAGCAGCCATGCTGAAGCGTCTGAGCTTATCTCCTGCCAAACTGAACAGCCTGGCGCTCGGCCTGCATCAGATCGCTGTGACCGCCCAGGACAGTGTGGGTCGTGTGCTGCGCAGAACCAGGGTGGCTCACAACCTGGAGCTGGAGCAGATCACTGTGCCCATTGGAGTTCTTCTCGTCATCTTCGAGGCCCGGCCCGACTGTCTGCCACAG GTGTCAGCATTGGCAATAGCCAGTGGCAACGCCCTCCTGCTGAAGGGAGGCAAGGAGGCCGCCAATACCAACAGAGTCCTCCACCAGCTCACCCAGGAAGCCCTTTCCATGCACGCAGTCAAAGAGGCAGTACAGCTG GTGAGCACTcgtgaggaggtggaggatcTCTGCCGTCTGGACAAGATGATCGACTTGATCATCCCTCGAGGTTCATCCCAGCTGGTGAAAACCATTCAGCGGGCGGCAAAGGGGATCCCCGTGCTGGGTCACAGTGAGGGAATCTGCCATGTCTATGTTGATGCGGAAGCCAGCGTTGACAAAGTCATCAAAATTG TCAGAGACTCCAAGTGCGACTACCCGGCTGCCTGTAATGCGATGGAGAGTCTTCTGATTCACAGAGACATCCTCAGGACTCCACTGTTCGACCAGGTCATTGAAATGTTTCGCACTGAACGG